A single window of Pieris rapae chromosome 4, ilPieRapa1.1, whole genome shotgun sequence DNA harbors:
- the LOC110997135 gene encoding 6-phosphofructo-2-kinase/fructose-2,6-bisphosphatase isoform X4, protein MDLDDKRVEGWKYLNKQFFGDGERANYVNIPHVIAMVGLPARGKTYISKKLSRYLNWIGINTRVFNLGEYRRHATTAYTSHEFFRADNKEAMAIRQQCALDALHDVCEWLVKGGEVAVFDATNSTMERRRMIREIVVHKMGFKLFFVESICDDPRIIEQNIMEVKVSSPDYTNIQDTDNVLDDFLLRIEHYKEKYEPLDESLESECSFMKIYDTGEKVVVHKHEGHIQSRIVYYLMNIHIVPRTIYLTRHGESLHNLVGRIGGDSELSTRGKQYASALATYIDQQNIPGLRVWTSWMKRAIQTVKDVRAPQERWKALNEIDAGICEEMTYAEIQQKYPSDFNSRDANKFAYRYPRGESYEDLVARLEPVIMELERQGNVLVVSHQAVMRCLLAYFLDKSADELPYLHVPLHTVIKLTPVAYGCREEHIKLSVDAVDTHRPKPSEKEDTDGNGKVIPAPPIKSPVPPVLNGEANGDNKEDQH, encoded by the exons ATGGATCTAGACGACAAGCGCGTTGAAGGCTGGAAATAtctaaacaaacaatttttcgGTGATG GAGAACGAGCAAACTATGTAAACATTCCGCATGTTATTGCAATGGTTGGCCTGCCAGCTCGGGGCAAGACATACATATCTAAGAAGCTGTCAAGATATCTTAATTGGATAGGAATTAATACTAGGG TATTTAATCTTGGAGAGTACAGACGACATGCTACAACTGCATACACAAGTCATGAGTTTTTCAGAGCTGATAATAAAGAGGCCATGGCAATACGGCAACAATGTGCGCTGGACGCATTGCATGATGTTTGTGAGTGGCTGGTTAAAGGAGGAGAGGTTGCG GTGTTTGACGCGACAAACTCAACAATGGAGCGACGGCGAATGATCCGAGAAATCGTAGTTCACAAAATGGGCTTTAAACTATTCTTTGTAGAGTCCATTTGTGATGATCCGCGCATTATAGAACAGAATATTAtg GAAGTAAAAGTAAGCAGTCCAGACTACACAAACATACAAGACACAGACAATGTTCTAGATGACTTTTTATTAAGGATAGAGcattataaagaaaagtatGAACCGTTGGACGAAAGTCTTGAATCAGAATGCAGCTTCATGAAAATATATGACACAGGAGAAAAAGTGGTTGTTCATAAACACGAAGGACATATTCAAAGTCGGATTGTATATTACTTGatgaatatacatatagtacCACGGACCATTTATTTAACAAGG CACGGTGAAAGTCTTCACAACTTAGTGGGTCGTATAGGCGGTGATAGCGAGTTATCAACCAGAGGAAAACAATACGCCAGTGCACTAGCCACATACATAGATCAGCAAAATATCCCCGGTCTACGTGTTTGGACATCCTGGATGAAGAGAGCCATACAAACGGTGAAGGATGTCCGAGCACCACAGGAAAGGTGGAAGGCCCTTAATGAAATTGATGCG gGGATATGCGAAGAAATGACCTATGCGGAGATACAACAGAAGTACCCGTCAGACTTTAATTCCCGGGATGCGAACAAGTTCGCCTACCGGTACCCTCGAGGGGAGAGCTACGAAGACCTGGTGGCACGACTGGAACCGGTCATCATGGAGCTGGAGAGGCAAGGGAATGTTCTGGTGGTGTCCCACCAGGCCGTTATGAGATGCCTCCTGGCCTACTTCCTGGATAAGTCTGCTG ACGAGCTGCCATATCTTCATGTGCCATTGCACACAGTGATAAAACTAACTCCGGTAGCTTACGGCTGTCGGGAAGAACATATTAAATTGTCCGTCGATGCCGTAGACACACATCGGCCGAAACCATCT GAAAAAGAAGATACGGACGGCAATGGAAAA